In Alteromonas sp. V450, the following proteins share a genomic window:
- a CDS encoding alpha-amylase family glycosyl hydrolase produces the protein MIRTPFKMAVATTAIMLSLAACSPSIVHSAPASSAPTSNESSNALQPQRHYLQRDVREDVFYFVMPDRFNNGDVSNDSGAPKGSISHGGLDTTSKWAFHGGDMAGIEQKLDYLKSMGITAIWMTPILRNKAVQRGGFAHHGYWIVDFTEIDPHFGSNADLKRLIDTAHKKDIKVFFDIITNHTADVIKYEECHNADGSFKSELDRCAYRSLQEVKEQGTYRAFVPEKEQGEKFPEWLNDPRYYHNQGDTTFEGENSLYGDFNGLDDINTEDPEVVKGMIDIYTKLISEFKPDGFRIDTVRHVQLPFWQAFSPAIMAHAKAEGIENFHVFGEVYDPNPEVLSSFTTEGKLPAVLDFGFQSAVGGVFFEDKPVSTIEALIAQDYLYNDEDSNVNQLLTFLGNHDMGRPGFFLNKHLPNASNQEKLQRSMLAHAMMFFSRGVPVVYYGDEQGFTGDGNDVDAREDMMPSKVASYNDNPLLGTDQTTKNDNFNPKHPLYMAIAEYAAIRKQQPLLQYGVQENTFFDDKKQVFAFTRIANDTMPNGGGAQQKNHALLVVFNVSAAQQTVTVSKQYENYLVVSGAATISASDNGKTQITLPAFSFGLFSSK, from the coding sequence ATGATTCGAACACCATTTAAAATGGCAGTAGCCACTACCGCAATAATGCTTTCACTAGCGGCCTGCAGCCCATCTATCGTCCATAGTGCGCCTGCAAGCAGTGCCCCTACTAGTAACGAGAGCAGTAATGCATTACAGCCACAACGTCATTACCTACAGCGAGACGTGCGCGAAGACGTGTTCTACTTCGTTATGCCAGACAGGTTTAACAATGGTGATGTAAGTAACGACAGCGGAGCACCAAAAGGCTCAATTTCTCACGGAGGGTTAGACACCACGTCTAAATGGGCTTTTCATGGCGGTGATATGGCGGGTATTGAACAAAAGCTGGATTACCTCAAGTCTATGGGGATCACGGCTATTTGGATGACACCTATTCTGCGCAATAAAGCTGTGCAAAGAGGCGGTTTTGCTCACCATGGATATTGGATTGTCGACTTCACCGAAATTGACCCTCACTTTGGCAGTAACGCCGATTTAAAGCGTTTAATTGACACTGCACACAAAAAAGATATTAAAGTATTTTTCGATATCATTACTAACCATACGGCAGACGTGATTAAGTATGAAGAGTGCCACAACGCAGACGGTTCGTTTAAAAGTGAACTAGACCGGTGCGCTTATCGCAGTTTGCAGGAAGTGAAAGAGCAAGGGACTTACCGTGCTTTTGTTCCAGAAAAAGAGCAGGGAGAGAAATTTCCAGAGTGGCTAAACGACCCACGCTATTACCACAATCAAGGTGATACAACCTTTGAAGGTGAAAATAGTTTATATGGTGATTTTAATGGGTTAGATGATATCAATACCGAAGATCCAGAAGTGGTTAAAGGTATGATTGATATTTACACCAAGCTTATCAGTGAATTTAAACCCGACGGCTTTAGGATTGATACAGTAAGGCACGTACAGCTACCGTTTTGGCAAGCATTTTCACCGGCAATTATGGCGCACGCAAAAGCCGAAGGCATTGAGAACTTTCATGTATTTGGTGAGGTGTATGACCCAAACCCTGAAGTGCTAAGTTCGTTCACTACAGAGGGTAAACTGCCTGCGGTACTTGATTTTGGATTTCAAAGTGCGGTGGGAGGCGTGTTCTTTGAAGACAAGCCAGTGTCAACCATTGAGGCTTTAATAGCACAAGATTACCTTTACAATGACGAGGACAGCAACGTTAATCAATTGCTTACTTTTTTAGGCAATCACGATATGGGGCGCCCCGGCTTCTTCTTAAATAAACATTTACCCAACGCGTCTAACCAAGAAAAGCTGCAGCGCAGTATGTTGGCGCATGCCATGATGTTTTTCTCTCGCGGCGTACCCGTTGTTTACTACGGCGATGAGCAGGGCTTTACCGGTGATGGTAACGATGTAGATGCAAGAGAAGATATGATGCCATCCAAGGTAGCTAGCTATAACGACAATCCGTTGTTAGGTACTGACCAAACCACTAAAAATGACAACTTCAACCCTAAGCACCCGCTATACATGGCTATTGCAGAGTACGCTGCCATTCGCAAGCAGCAGCCGTTGCTTCAATATGGTGTGCAGGAAAATACCTTCTTTGATGATAAAAAGCAGGTGTTTGCCTTCACCCGCATAGCGAATGACACAATGCCAAACGGGGGCGGAGCGCAACAAAAGAACCATGCGCTTCTTGTTGTGTTTAATGTGTCAGCCGCGCAACAAACGGTAACGGTTTCTAAGCAGTATGAAAACTACTTAGTTGTTTCAGGAGCCGCTACAATTTCCGCTTCTGACAACGGTAAAACACAAATTACTCTGCCAGCTTTTAGCTTTGGATTGTTTTCGTCAAAATAA
- the sbcD gene encoding exonuclease subunit SbcD translates to MKILHTSDWHLGQSFFTKSRKNEHAAFLKWLLQQVEAHQIDAIIVAGDVFDTGTPPSYARELYHAFIGELQGMQCTLVVLGGNHDSVSVLNESKALLKYLNSHVIASTYGDLSEQVITLNDRKGQPGAVLCAVPFIRPRDVLISEAGQSATDKRQALGDAIKQHYGTLYNEALSLRAKIEEKRIKEGIENSAAIPIVATGHLTALGVSQSESVRDIYIGTLEGFDAKGFPPADYIALGHIHRPQKVAKTEHIRYSGSPIPLSFDELNTQKQVVLITFESESTTPTISTLPVPRFQAMEVIKGDLKAIEAAINKSEAIALASQTDGAAGETDNAISPKDPVWLCIEVETEDYLTDLQQRIQGLLEGKNAEILQLKRKRKRTVNSLTEKQNVQLSELSVNDVFEARLALESIEDSSTSESAPTESAQATLLDDDQSAGGTEEAGSEKSALRINRIRQLFNEAVEQVHTNDEDAEVPVETSLANTTENKGE, encoded by the coding sequence ATGAAAATATTGCATACGTCTGACTGGCACTTAGGTCAGAGTTTTTTTACAAAAAGCCGCAAAAATGAACATGCCGCCTTCCTAAAATGGCTTCTTCAGCAGGTAGAAGCGCATCAAATAGATGCGATTATTGTTGCGGGTGATGTGTTCGACACGGGCACGCCGCCTAGCTACGCCAGAGAGCTCTACCATGCGTTTATCGGTGAACTTCAGGGCATGCAATGTACATTGGTGGTGCTGGGGGGAAATCACGATTCAGTGTCGGTATTAAACGAAAGTAAGGCACTACTGAAATACTTAAATAGCCACGTAATAGCCAGTACCTATGGCGATTTAAGTGAACAAGTCATTACCCTTAACGATCGCAAGGGGCAGCCCGGTGCGGTACTGTGTGCCGTACCGTTCATTCGACCGCGTGATGTGCTAATAAGCGAGGCAGGACAAAGCGCCACTGACAAGCGCCAAGCGCTTGGCGATGCGATAAAGCAGCATTACGGGACGCTCTACAATGAAGCCCTGTCATTGCGCGCCAAAATAGAAGAAAAGCGAATTAAAGAGGGCATTGAAAATAGCGCTGCCATTCCTATTGTTGCTACAGGGCACTTAACCGCTTTAGGCGTGAGTCAGTCAGAAAGTGTGCGTGATATTTACATTGGTACCCTTGAAGGCTTTGACGCTAAGGGTTTTCCGCCCGCTGATTACATTGCACTAGGTCATATTCACAGGCCACAAAAAGTGGCTAAAACCGAACACATTCGCTATTCAGGCTCACCCATACCGCTAAGTTTTGATGAACTAAACACACAAAAGCAAGTAGTGTTGATAACGTTTGAATCTGAAAGCACAACGCCTACTATCTCAACGCTTCCGGTGCCGCGCTTTCAGGCCATGGAAGTAATAAAAGGCGACTTAAAAGCGATTGAGGCGGCCATTAATAAAAGCGAGGCCATCGCGTTAGCTTCTCAAACAGATGGTGCCGCTGGCGAAACGGATAACGCCATTAGCCCTAAAGATCCTGTGTGGTTATGCATTGAAGTTGAAACAGAAGACTACCTGACTGATTTGCAGCAGCGTATTCAAGGTTTGTTAGAGGGGAAAAATGCTGAAATCTTGCAGTTGAAACGCAAGCGTAAGCGCACGGTAAATAGCCTAACAGAAAAGCAAAACGTCCAGCTTAGCGAACTATCGGTAAACGATGTATTTGAAGCACGTTTGGCACTGGAGAGTATAGAAGATAGTTCAACAAGTGAGTCGGCACCAACTGAGTCGGCACAAGCAACCCTGCTAGATGACGACCAAAGCGCCGGAGGAACGGAAGAAGCAGGGTCAGAGAAAAGCGCTTTACGCATAAACCGGATAAGGCAGCTATTCAATGAAGCAGTAGAGCAAGTGCATACCAACGATGAAGATGCTGAAGTACCAGTAGAGACATCATTGGCAAACACAACAGAAAATAAAGGCGAGTAA
- a CDS encoding AAA family ATPase: MRILTLRLKNLNALKGEWKIDFTQSPFIDNGLFAITGPTGAGKTTLLDAICLALYHQTPRLGPISTSNNDIMTRGTAECLAEVEFDIKGKAYRAFWSMRRARGKVDGNLQSADVELAEVESGKVLATQVRPKSEEIEKLTGLNFARFTKSMMLSQGDFAAFLNANEADRAELLEELTGTEIYGQISRAVHQQFSDAKQKKKEFAIKLEGVTLLSDEQITQLEDEQAQTKSQVSAFNQTLTELQKQQQWQQAFNANKLVIKEASEAQQAANNAINEAKQELDLLTQSEPAEKLRLPFLQRNALQQDVTRYKERLDEKAAQLPDLKTQKAQRSSEVTHAEKALAQTKQQASELEKRINEQVVPLDNQIAQLTSEQQKANENAARLRQSINALTLKRKEIENASADNKTKLGELEAYLREHHSLSGVAEFISGWSETARHIEHDQRQLETLTQSVKNDRQALSSLDDAIAKTNESLSALAQTFDDKNAQVATCEKALQAALSDKPTDTNSANATSKASLQQERDTKLHHWDSVLQIGHIQQQYLALEQDKVSLSAQREDLAKKLGQQQSDRQALVDAYKQTRSNLKDIEALIALDAEVAHLRAQLKTGEPCPVCGANEHTTSSVAIDVPETIQKRDSLKQQLDDIEQQGARAKESVTHTEFTLAQVNKQLEQASGQRDTLLEKWQQISSVLSADIPSFEKVDINTSQSVAQFTEQFKTRLDDISAQLTRLDECEQALNAAQQAKNEAQQLLQAKQSELAVSLQQRETLEKQFTERNAELESKTQGINNNILALSETMTAHGADIHNLTFDGITTWLNEKAEALKTYKHNHQLHAKLKDELQEVNSTLLVISRDIESAENQLKGVCEELVQLDKSLEALRDSRTTVFPEGNIAETRNKANAAQEKAERNVNECKSRLQQTDTILSRLEAEIAQLNEQMREKEQALTEATEHFNRQLASSPFADEQAFSNALLDEDTRNTLLELQKRLTQQKQQADLKLENALATQQSLKAHADAAQWQRELEEHGAQWLDTKITQQAQQRDTLLSSLGQIEQQLSANNQARERQQQLVDEMAAFEAYYDDITYLHSLIGSASGDKFRRFAQGLTLDNLVQLANQQLDKLHGRYQLMRKENEGLGLSVLDTWQGDVVRDTKTLSGGESFLVSLALALALSDLVSHKTSIDSLFLDEGFGTLDAETLDVALDALDNLNASGKMIGVISHIEAMKERIPTQLKVIKRNGVGLSALEKPYAVSS; the protein is encoded by the coding sequence ATGAGAATATTGACCTTACGCCTTAAAAACCTAAACGCCTTAAAAGGGGAGTGGAAGATAGATTTCACCCAGTCGCCGTTTATTGACAATGGGCTGTTTGCTATAACAGGCCCAACCGGGGCGGGTAAAACCACGCTGCTTGATGCCATTTGTTTAGCGCTTTATCACCAAACCCCTCGCTTGGGGCCAATTTCAACGTCGAACAACGATATCATGACTCGCGGCACGGCGGAGTGTTTGGCGGAGGTTGAGTTTGATATTAAGGGTAAAGCATACCGTGCGTTTTGGAGTATGCGTCGGGCCAGAGGGAAAGTTGACGGTAACCTGCAAAGTGCTGATGTTGAGCTGGCCGAAGTTGAAAGCGGTAAGGTATTGGCTACCCAAGTGCGGCCAAAAAGTGAAGAGATTGAAAAGCTAACTGGCCTTAATTTTGCCCGCTTCACCAAGTCGATGATGTTGTCGCAAGGCGATTTTGCAGCATTTTTGAATGCTAACGAGGCCGACCGAGCCGAGCTGCTTGAAGAGTTAACTGGCACCGAAATTTACGGGCAGATATCACGGGCGGTACATCAGCAATTTAGTGACGCTAAACAAAAGAAAAAAGAGTTTGCGATAAAGCTAGAAGGCGTAACCTTGCTTAGCGACGAGCAAATTACCCAGCTTGAAGATGAGCAAGCACAAACCAAGAGCCAAGTGTCAGCGTTTAACCAAACACTTACTGAACTGCAAAAGCAACAGCAGTGGCAACAAGCGTTTAACGCTAACAAGCTTGTCATTAAAGAAGCCAGTGAAGCGCAGCAGGCCGCGAATAACGCCATCAATGAGGCGAAACAAGAACTTGATCTTCTCACCCAAAGCGAGCCGGCTGAAAAGCTTCGCCTGCCATTCTTGCAAAGAAACGCCCTTCAGCAAGACGTAACCCGTTATAAAGAAAGGCTTGACGAGAAGGCGGCTCAGCTTCCCGATTTAAAAACGCAAAAGGCACAACGTAGTTCAGAAGTAACTCATGCCGAGAAAGCGTTAGCGCAGACAAAGCAACAAGCCAGTGAGCTTGAAAAGCGTATAAACGAGCAGGTGGTGCCGCTAGATAACCAAATAGCGCAGCTTACTAGTGAACAGCAAAAAGCAAACGAAAACGCGGCACGTTTAAGGCAGTCAATAAACGCGTTAACGCTAAAGCGCAAAGAAATCGAAAACGCTTCGGCAGATAACAAGACCAAGCTTGGTGAACTGGAAGCTTACTTGAGAGAACACCACTCACTTAGCGGTGTGGCCGAGTTTATCAGTGGCTGGAGTGAAACGGCGCGCCATATTGAACATGATCAGAGGCAGTTAGAAACACTGACACAAAGCGTAAAGAATGATCGTCAGGCGCTTTCATCCCTAGATGACGCTATCGCAAAAACAAACGAGTCGTTGAGCGCGTTAGCGCAGACCTTCGATGACAAAAACGCGCAAGTAGCCACGTGCGAGAAGGCACTTCAGGCCGCGCTATCTGACAAACCAACTGATACTAATAGTGCTAATGCAACCAGCAAAGCAAGCCTTCAGCAAGAGCGCGATACCAAGCTCCATCATTGGGATAGTGTGCTACAGATAGGGCATATCCAACAGCAATATTTGGCACTAGAGCAAGACAAAGTATCGCTGAGTGCGCAGAGGGAAGACTTAGCGAAGAAACTAGGTCAGCAGCAATCTGACCGTCAAGCCTTGGTTGATGCTTACAAGCAAACTCGCAGTAATTTAAAAGACATAGAGGCGCTTATCGCCCTGGATGCTGAAGTGGCGCACCTTCGCGCACAGTTAAAAACTGGCGAGCCATGCCCTGTCTGTGGGGCTAACGAACACACCACGTCTAGCGTGGCGATTGATGTACCTGAAACTATCCAAAAGCGAGATAGCTTAAAGCAGCAGTTAGATGATATTGAGCAGCAAGGGGCGAGGGCAAAAGAAAGCGTTACACACACTGAATTCACTCTTGCTCAGGTTAATAAGCAGCTAGAACAGGCAAGCGGGCAACGAGATACGCTGCTAGAAAAATGGCAACAGATTTCAAGCGTACTTAGCGCTGATATACCGAGCTTTGAAAAGGTCGACATTAATACATCGCAAAGCGTCGCTCAATTTACGGAGCAGTTTAAAACCCGCCTTGATGATATTAGTGCCCAATTAACCCGTTTAGATGAGTGCGAGCAAGCTCTAAATGCTGCACAGCAGGCTAAAAATGAAGCGCAGCAGTTGCTACAAGCCAAGCAGTCAGAACTTGCAGTTTCTCTGCAGCAGCGCGAAACCTTGGAAAAGCAATTTACCGAACGTAATGCAGAGTTAGAGAGCAAAACACAAGGGATTAATAATAATATTTTAGCGCTCAGCGAGACTATGACGGCGCACGGTGCTGACATTCACAACCTGACCTTTGATGGAATTACCACGTGGTTAAATGAAAAAGCCGAAGCGCTTAAAACCTACAAACACAATCATCAGCTACACGCTAAACTTAAAGATGAGTTGCAAGAGGTAAACAGCACCTTGCTTGTGATCAGTCGGGATATTGAAAGTGCCGAGAACCAGCTTAAGGGCGTATGCGAAGAGCTTGTGCAGCTAGATAAAAGCCTAGAGGCGCTGCGAGACTCGCGCACAACCGTATTCCCTGAAGGCAATATTGCTGAAACAAGGAATAAGGCAAACGCCGCCCAAGAAAAGGCTGAGCGAAATGTAAATGAATGCAAATCTCGCCTGCAACAAACAGACACTATATTGTCTCGTTTAGAAGCCGAAATTGCCCAGCTTAATGAGCAAATGCGCGAAAAAGAGCAAGCACTTACAGAGGCAACAGAGCACTTTAACCGTCAGTTGGCGAGCAGCCCCTTTGCCGATGAACAAGCGTTTAGCAATGCCCTTTTAGACGAAGATACCCGCAACACCTTACTTGAACTACAAAAGCGACTAACGCAGCAAAAACAACAGGCAGACTTAAAGCTGGAAAATGCGCTAGCAACCCAACAATCGCTAAAAGCCCATGCTGATGCAGCGCAGTGGCAGCGCGAGTTAGAAGAGCACGGTGCACAGTGGCTCGATACGAAGATTACCCAGCAAGCTCAGCAGCGTGACACGCTGTTATCGTCTTTAGGGCAAATTGAACAGCAGCTAAGCGCTAACAATCAAGCCCGCGAAAGACAGCAGCAGCTTGTGGATGAGATGGCAGCGTTTGAGGCGTATTATGATGATATTACTTACCTGCACTCATTAATTGGTTCGGCCAGCGGCGACAAATTCAGACGCTTTGCGCAAGGGCTTACTTTAGATAACCTAGTGCAGCTTGCAAATCAGCAGCTTGATAAATTACACGGTCGCTATCAGCTAATGCGAAAAGAAAACGAAGGGTTGGGTTTAAGTGTATTAGACACCTGGCAAGGTGACGTGGTAAGAGACACCAAAACTCTGTCTGGTGGAGAAAGCTTTTTGGTGAGCCTTGCACTGGCATTAGCTTTATCTGACTTGGTCAGTCACAAGACCAGTATCGATTCGCTATTTTTAGATGAAGGCTTTGGCACTCTAGACGCGGAGACTTTGGATGTGGCCCTTGATGCGCTAGACAACTTAAATGCCAGCGGAAAAATGATTGGTGTGATAAGCCATATTGAAGCGATGAAAGAGCGTATTCCCACTCAGTTAAAAGTAATTAAACGCAACGGTGTGGGGTTAAGTGCACTAGAAAAACCTTATGCGGTTTCAAGTTAA
- a CDS encoding P-loop ATPase, Sll1717 family, translating into MKNRPNIYWGPIDAKDESDGPFLEKFVQCSSYKEIIDSYKPLISGEKGSGKSAFKRHLVATHKKNNDVVTEISFDDIEYVSVIENLNYLIEYTQAKSLSVLSHYWQFVIFIYAMKTAMSVEKTHLTKEKNLIQEYLTDSGFAEMGIVSIMSLLTFNAIKKIEQVTNPADKRDLERLGLPTALSAQVHDSLKSYPLFDPKFVQAKNAFFRYLNDGGRKVIITIDDFDEIKAKSTDDRLSIQSIFDSLISAIYVISLTHELRDAFRVYCFIPHDRLIEADLRDYDKIEYKHEAIIWDYAGIKKLLGKRIAFSTGGKKFDEVWQSLFPAVIPNDCYNIQESSFEYLLRHTQYRPRQILRTLEALETEARKNDFDANKFRQVIHRLAKKNVDAFIKEYSIDHPNLKRFFHRFKNFSNVCEYTSFRQKVEKIISDLGSYVSLDDKIDQLYNMGFFGVLKELKGHDIKDTAATAYLPPTRYRGQRYLCKFYYHHPDESISGALQGEDVIVIHPMFFDYCEQDHHSTAIVG; encoded by the coding sequence ATGAAGAATAGACCGAATATTTATTGGGGGCCAATTGATGCCAAAGATGAAAGCGATGGCCCATTTCTCGAAAAGTTTGTTCAGTGTTCGTCGTACAAAGAAATAATTGATTCTTATAAACCTCTTATAAGTGGTGAAAAAGGATCTGGTAAATCCGCTTTTAAGCGCCACTTGGTTGCTACGCATAAAAAAAATAATGATGTTGTGACTGAAATAAGCTTCGATGACATCGAATACGTATCAGTTATAGAAAACTTAAACTATCTAATTGAATATACTCAAGCAAAATCGTTGTCTGTTCTTTCTCATTACTGGCAATTTGTAATATTTATATATGCAATGAAAACAGCAATGAGCGTAGAGAAAACCCACCTCACTAAAGAAAAAAACCTTATTCAAGAGTATTTAACTGATTCAGGGTTCGCTGAGATGGGAATAGTATCAATCATGTCTTTATTAACTTTCAATGCAATAAAGAAAATTGAACAGGTTACCAACCCGGCTGACAAGAGGGATTTAGAAAGACTTGGTCTTCCAACTGCTTTAAGCGCGCAGGTTCACGACAGCTTGAAAAGTTATCCTTTATTTGATCCTAAGTTTGTACAAGCCAAAAATGCTTTTTTTAGGTATCTAAATGATGGAGGCCGAAAGGTTATTATCACTATCGATGATTTCGATGAAATAAAGGCAAAATCTACTGATGACCGCTTAAGTATTCAATCAATATTTGATTCGCTAATTAGTGCTATATATGTAATTAGTTTGACACATGAGCTTAGAGACGCGTTTAGAGTCTACTGCTTTATCCCACATGATCGGTTAATTGAAGCCGACTTAAGAGATTATGATAAAATCGAATATAAGCACGAAGCAATAATTTGGGATTATGCAGGAATTAAGAAGTTGCTTGGTAAAAGAATAGCTTTTTCTACTGGCGGAAAGAAATTTGATGAAGTTTGGCAATCTCTATTTCCTGCGGTGATTCCAAATGATTGCTACAACATTCAGGAAAGCTCTTTCGAATACTTATTGCGCCACACACAATATAGGCCAAGGCAAATATTAAGAACTCTGGAAGCACTAGAAACGGAAGCTAGAAAAAATGACTTCGATGCAAATAAATTTAGACAGGTTATTCATCGCTTAGCAAAGAAAAATGTAGATGCCTTTATCAAAGAGTATTCAATTGACCACCCCAATTTGAAAAGATTTTTTCACAGATTTAAGAACTTTTCTAATGTTTGTGAATACACGTCGTTTAGACAGAAAGTAGAGAAAATTATTTCTGACTTAGGTTCTTATGTTTCTTTAGATGACAAAATAGATCAACTATACAATATGGGATTTTTTGGGGTTTTAAAAGAGTTGAAGGGGCACGATATTAAAGATACTGCGGCAACTGCGTACCTTCCTCCAACGAGATATAGAGGGCAAAGGTACTTGTGTAAATTCTACTATCATCATCCCGATGAAAGCATTTCAGGAGCCTTGCAGGGAGAAGATGTTATTGTTATTCACCCTATGTTCTTTGACTATTGCGAACAAGACCACCACTCAACGGCTATTGTGGGGTAA
- a CDS encoding class I SAM-dependent methyltransferase — MFYLFPFGKVPKSERVIIYGLGEVGQSFLRQLNVVGLYECIYVSDKKIASTDEQGSTVFLPEKALFLLPNYPIVIASLKFGNEIKARLISQGISAERLTTIDSSYVMQDSQLAPHSYDWNQYYNNAEGHNEAHFNSYLKPLIDKYQFDFSKVVDFACGKGRIAEILKGLCEQLICVDTNPEAIAHCTERFSDSKNVICKVSQPQSIPVESTSGTFICSWDAMVHFDYRTIDYLMTEFSRILRKGGQAVLHHSNAREHSNFEADTNWRKNPHWRSEFNAKDMAHIAHKSGFVVEEQIFVDWEIEALDCITVLKKC, encoded by the coding sequence ATGTTTTATCTTTTTCCGTTTGGAAAGGTTCCAAAAAGCGAGCGCGTTATAATTTACGGTTTGGGCGAGGTAGGCCAATCATTTCTGCGGCAACTCAACGTTGTAGGGCTGTACGAATGCATTTACGTATCAGACAAGAAAATAGCGTCTACCGATGAACAAGGTAGTACCGTGTTTTTACCTGAAAAGGCTCTTTTTCTATTACCAAACTATCCCATCGTCATAGCGTCACTCAAATTTGGAAACGAGATTAAAGCTAGATTGATTTCTCAAGGGATCAGTGCAGAAAGACTAACTACAATAGACAGCAGTTATGTAATGCAAGATAGCCAGTTAGCGCCTCATTCTTACGATTGGAATCAATATTATAATAACGCTGAAGGGCATAACGAAGCGCATTTTAACTCGTATCTGAAGCCTTTGATTGATAAATATCAATTTGATTTTTCGAAGGTTGTGGACTTCGCCTGCGGCAAGGGGAGAATTGCTGAAATTCTTAAAGGGTTGTGTGAACAATTGATATGTGTAGATACTAACCCTGAAGCCATAGCCCACTGTACTGAAAGATTTTCAGACAGTAAAAATGTGATTTGCAAGGTAAGCCAGCCACAGTCAATCCCTGTTGAGAGTACCAGTGGTACTTTTATATGCAGCTGGGACGCAATGGTGCACTTTGATTACAGAACTATAGACTACTTAATGACAGAATTTAGCCGAATCTTGAGAAAGGGAGGGCAGGCTGTTCTTCATCACTCGAACGCGAGGGAGCACAGCAACTTCGAAGCAGACACAAACTGGCGTAAGAACCCTCATTGGCGAAGTGAGTTTAATGCCAAAGACATGGCTCATATCGCTCACAAAAGTGGTTTTGTGGTGGAAGAGCAGATATTCGTTGATTGGGAAATTGAGGCACTGGACTGTATTACTGTGTTAAAAAAATGCTAG
- a CDS encoding S41 family peptidase, with the protein MKRFAILPLLASFSTFSSTFQCESEFEWLKSTFENNDAGFQYSVEKKGLDLYSAHNNDTLTRIHSAKSEALCHTVLRDWLAFFRKGHVGLALNTNGSVEAVRGSVVHDFDLSAFKQYLKSQGDETLEGIWQFSSYRVALKQEGNVHKAYIVESTNPSWKAGQVKFIVNDPADNNTARVTFFMGDHSARQIDTMTLLGNNEVVLGNSFIVMSREEPRQESSPEIKRYVRLLSTKAPLFEKISENTVLVRIPAFDHAFKKDIEAVIAKNLDTILNTENLIIDIRGNGGGSDVSYASLLPILYTNPIRTVGMEYLSTELNNARMLGFLQNPHFSEEEKQWAKDGYDILQQHIGSYINIDDDITVETFNKIEPLPKSIGVLVDSSNGSTAEQFLLAAKQSKKVKLFGQTTAGVLDISNMYQTDSPSGTFTLYYSLTKSLRIPHMAIDGVGIQPDYYIDEELPLYQWTSYTKKILEGM; encoded by the coding sequence GTGAAGCGATTCGCCATCCTCCCTCTTCTTGCCTCTTTCAGTACTTTCAGTAGCACCTTTCAGTGTGAAAGTGAGTTTGAATGGCTAAAAAGTACGTTTGAAAACAACGATGCTGGTTTTCAATATAGCGTTGAGAAAAAAGGGCTCGACCTTTATTCGGCTCACAATAATGACACTCTAACTCGAATACACAGTGCGAAAAGCGAAGCGCTGTGTCACACGGTGCTTCGCGACTGGCTTGCGTTTTTTCGCAAGGGTCATGTTGGTCTTGCGCTAAATACGAATGGTTCAGTGGAAGCGGTACGCGGATCGGTAGTGCATGATTTCGACTTGTCGGCATTCAAACAGTATTTGAAAAGCCAAGGTGACGAGACACTGGAAGGGATTTGGCAATTCTCAAGCTACAGGGTTGCGTTAAAACAAGAAGGTAATGTTCATAAGGCTTATATCGTTGAAAGTACCAACCCTTCATGGAAGGCGGGGCAAGTAAAGTTCATCGTTAACGACCCTGCTGACAACAATACTGCAAGAGTGACATTTTTTATGGGCGATCACTCCGCCCGACAAATCGATACCATGACACTGTTGGGTAACAATGAAGTGGTGTTGGGCAATAGCTTTATCGTTATGTCGCGAGAGGAACCGCGACAAGAATCATCGCCTGAAATAAAACGCTATGTGCGCCTACTTAGCACAAAAGCTCCGCTATTCGAAAAAATTTCAGAGAACACAGTATTAGTTCGCATACCGGCTTTCGATCATGCCTTCAAAAAAGACATCGAGGCGGTTATCGCTAAAAACCTAGACACGATTTTAAACACTGAAAACCTCATTATCGACATCCGAGGAAACGGTGGTGGTAGTGACGTAAGCTATGCGTCTTTACTCCCTATTTTATACACCAACCCTATTCGCACTGTAGGTATGGAATACTTATCGACCGAGCTTAACAACGCTAGAATGCTTGGCTTTTTGCAAAACCCGCATTTTAGTGAAGAAGAAAAGCAGTGGGCCAAAGACGGGTACGACATTCTTCAGCAACACATCGGCAGCTACATCAACATTGATGACGATATAACGGTGGAGACATTCAATAAAATTGAACCTCTGCCCAAAAGTATTGGCGTACTCGTTGATTCAAGCAATGGCAGCACCGCTGAGCAGTTCTTGCTAGCGGCTAAACAAAGCAAAAAAGTAAAGTTGTTTGGGCAAACCACCGCAGGTGTACTTGATATTTCTAACATGTATCAAACTGATTCGCCAAGCGGTACTTTTACTTTGTATTACAGCCTGACTAAAAGCTTACGCATTCCGCATATGGCCATTGATGGGGTAGGTATTCAGCCAGACTATTATATCGATGAAGAACTTCCCCTTTATCAGTGGACGTCTTATACGAAAAAGATACTTGAGGGCATGTAA